A genomic region of Salinibacter pepae contains the following coding sequences:
- the cmk gene encoding (d)CMP kinase: MIVTIDGPAGSGKSTTAHRAAARLEYVYLDTGAMYRAVALGFLRAEAPATPSGAEAVLPSLTVDVEYRGDTMQVFLGDDAVTDRIRSAEVGRIVSDISTLAPVREYMVEQQRRIGRAQADRHGGVVLDGRDTGTVVFPKAPVKIFMVADIDERARRRLQEYEAAGEEVTFEEVRAEIEKRDQQDRTRDIAPLRRADDAIIFDTTDCTIAEQVDFVVDRVKAQDGRGT; the protein is encoded by the coding sequence GTGATTGTCACCATTGACGGTCCTGCCGGCTCCGGCAAGAGCACCACGGCCCACCGCGCCGCCGCCCGGCTCGAATACGTATATCTGGACACGGGGGCCATGTACCGGGCCGTGGCCCTCGGCTTTCTGCGGGCCGAGGCGCCCGCTACCCCCTCGGGGGCGGAGGCCGTGCTCCCGTCCCTGACGGTCGATGTGGAGTACCGGGGCGACACGATGCAGGTCTTCCTCGGCGACGACGCCGTGACCGACCGCATCCGCAGCGCGGAAGTGGGACGCATTGTGAGCGACATTTCGACCCTGGCGCCGGTTCGTGAGTACATGGTGGAGCAGCAGCGTCGGATTGGGCGCGCCCAGGCCGACCGACACGGCGGCGTGGTGCTGGACGGACGCGACACCGGCACGGTCGTCTTCCCGAAGGCCCCAGTCAAGATTTTCATGGTGGCCGACATCGACGAGCGGGCCCGGCGCCGGCTTCAGGAATACGAGGCGGCAGGGGAGGAGGTCACCTTCGAAGAGGTCCGCGCCGAGATCGAAAAGCGGGACCAGCAGGACCGGACCCGGGACATTGCCCCCCTTCGGCGTGCCGACGACGCCATCATCTTCGACACGACCGACTGTACCATTGCGGAGCAGGTTGACTTTGTCGTAGATCGCGTTAAAGCTCAAGACGGCCGTGGAACGTAG
- a CDS encoding LEA type 2 family protein — protein MFVLRSQWVLPCVLGLLLLAATGCTAFREVANLRKVQFAIDRVAQPRLAGVDLARVQSYDDLRSTDVLRLGSALSNGSLPLSITLHLDAENPSSNSVDARLTQMDWTLLLEDKETVSGRFERELVLPPGEPTDVPVDVEVDLVRFFDDNLQGLVDLAAAIDGDAPPQTLKLRVQPTVDTRLGPLQYPSPITVVSKNVGGGAQTR, from the coding sequence ATGTTCGTTCTCCGGTCCCAATGGGTCTTGCCGTGTGTCCTCGGCCTTCTCCTCCTGGCCGCCACCGGGTGTACGGCGTTCCGGGAGGTTGCCAACCTGCGCAAGGTCCAGTTTGCAATCGATCGGGTGGCGCAGCCCCGCCTGGCGGGGGTAGACCTGGCGAGGGTGCAGTCCTACGACGATCTCCGGTCGACCGACGTGCTTCGGCTGGGCTCGGCCCTCTCCAACGGGTCCCTTCCACTGTCCATCACCCTTCACCTGGACGCCGAGAACCCGTCGTCGAACAGCGTTGATGCACGGCTCACCCAGATGGACTGGACCCTCCTGCTTGAGGACAAGGAGACGGTGTCGGGTCGGTTTGAGCGGGAGCTGGTTCTGCCGCCCGGGGAGCCCACGGATGTGCCGGTCGACGTGGAGGTCGACCTCGTCCGGTTTTTTGACGACAACCTACAGGGCCTCGTGGACTTGGCCGCGGCCATTGACGGCGACGCGCCCCCGCAAACCCTCAAGCTGCGCGTGCAGCCGACTGTGGACACGAGGCTCGGGCCGCTCCAATACCCGTCTCCCATTACGGTCGTGAGCAAAAACGTTGGGGGCGGTGCCCAGACGCGCTAG
- a CDS encoding TrmH family RNA methyltransferase, translating to MRKLSWDEIERPAPEEIPTLPKHPVRLVVHNVRSIHNVGSMFRTSDAARIEHIHLTGFTGTPEHKDLHKTALGAQDAVEWSQHDEPRPLLRTLKDAGYTIAALEQTDHTQRPDAAPADAFPIALVVGNEVRGIEPDVLDAVDLALEIPQYGAKISLNVGVAYGIAVYDLIRRSRTLLGPPGDEDRTG from the coding sequence ATGCGCAAGCTTAGTTGGGATGAAATTGAGCGGCCGGCCCCCGAAGAGATCCCAACACTGCCAAAGCACCCCGTGCGGCTCGTCGTGCACAACGTGCGCTCGATCCACAACGTCGGATCGATGTTTCGCACGTCCGACGCGGCCCGCATCGAGCACATTCACCTCACCGGCTTTACCGGCACCCCGGAGCACAAAGACCTTCACAAAACCGCCCTCGGCGCACAGGACGCCGTGGAGTGGAGCCAGCACGACGAGCCACGCCCCCTCCTCCGCACCCTGAAAGACGCCGGGTACACGATCGCGGCCCTTGAGCAGACAGACCACACGCAGCGTCCCGACGCGGCCCCGGCCGATGCCTTTCCGATCGCGCTCGTGGTGGGCAACGAGGTGCGGGGAATCGAGCCGGATGTGCTGGACGCGGTCGACCTCGCCCTCGAAATTCCTCAGTATGGCGCCAAGATTTCGCTGAACGTGGGCGTCGCCTACGGCATCGCGGTCTACGACCTGATCCGTCGCTCGCGGACCCTCCTCGGACCGCCTGGAGACGAAGATCGTACGGGGTAA
- a CDS encoding methylmalonyl-CoA mutase subunit beta gives MSESEAFPPLFDEFDAVAPAEWREHVRSDLGGTSPKAFLRWSSLEGVSLPAYLGPEALREALHTDPDGGHPPLARSGDGPANAWTVCQPIGHPNPEVAGEHARAAVGGGADALQLGPPFLHAGAPGTAPRPADNLAPILDGIDLADIPLHLGGGSAAPPLYTLLREHLSATPADPSALRGSLLFDPVAAVASGANPAQVFSLADDLAADAAELPHFRTVTVDTGPYHDAGASAVQELACALGALAERLARSTERGLSLPALLDTLQLRVPVSTSYFVEMAKLRALRLLVPQVVDAFASETGASLHVAPADVFVHAATSRRVETIYDPYVNMLRATTEAMAAALGGCDALTIRPYDGAVRPPDEFGLRIARNTQLILRHEAHFDQVADPAAGSYYIETLTDRLAQRAWAQFQDLEAEGGIVQALRTGTLQAQIAETRTERRRALNDRDQVLVGTTHYPALDERRRDDLVARAPSSAHGDSPASLDASSTDALRTALRDGHAPQDVASALQSDSSGIDPLPQVRLAEELEAIRLRTEAYAESHDGPPQVLLAPLGPPAVRSARSNFCRNFLGVAGFAITEPLTFESVDAVADAAVEKDADTVVLCSSNDSYTDLAPALAAALADRDREPPLGIAGAPDDIDVDDAADFFVHQGSPLEETLEMLQDRLGIDVMSGP, from the coding sequence ATGTCTGAATCGGAAGCGTTTCCACCGCTCTTCGACGAGTTCGACGCGGTCGCCCCTGCGGAGTGGCGCGAGCACGTGCGATCAGACCTCGGCGGCACGTCCCCGAAGGCGTTTCTGAGATGGTCGTCCCTCGAAGGGGTGTCGCTCCCGGCGTACCTCGGCCCCGAAGCCCTGCGGGAGGCCCTACACACCGACCCGGACGGGGGCCATCCGCCGCTGGCCCGCTCCGGGGACGGGCCGGCCAACGCGTGGACCGTGTGCCAGCCCATCGGACACCCCAACCCCGAGGTGGCGGGAGAACACGCCCGGGCTGCCGTCGGCGGAGGGGCCGATGCTCTTCAACTTGGCCCCCCGTTCCTGCACGCCGGCGCCCCCGGCACCGCGCCCCGCCCTGCGGACAATCTCGCTCCGATCCTTGACGGAATCGATCTGGCAGACATCCCCCTGCACCTCGGCGGGGGCTCGGCCGCCCCCCCGCTGTACACACTGCTCCGTGAACACCTCTCGGCCACGCCGGCCGATCCCAGTGCCCTCAGGGGATCGCTTCTGTTTGATCCCGTGGCGGCGGTGGCGTCGGGCGCCAACCCGGCCCAGGTGTTCTCGCTCGCCGACGACCTTGCGGCGGACGCGGCGGAGCTGCCCCACTTCCGCACGGTGACCGTCGACACCGGTCCGTACCACGACGCGGGGGCGTCGGCCGTTCAGGAATTGGCCTGCGCGCTCGGGGCCCTCGCCGAACGCCTCGCCCGAAGCACGGAACGAGGCCTCTCGCTTCCCGCCCTTCTCGACACCCTGCAGCTCCGCGTGCCCGTCTCGACCTCCTACTTCGTCGAGATGGCCAAGCTCCGCGCCCTCCGCCTTCTCGTGCCCCAGGTCGTCGACGCATTCGCTTCTGAGACTGGGGCGTCCCTCCACGTGGCCCCCGCCGACGTTTTTGTCCACGCCGCGACCTCCCGGCGTGTAGAGACGATCTACGACCCGTACGTGAACATGCTTCGGGCCACCACCGAGGCCATGGCTGCGGCGCTCGGGGGCTGCGATGCACTCACCATCCGGCCCTACGACGGCGCCGTGCGTCCTCCCGATGAGTTTGGCCTCCGCATTGCCCGCAACACACAACTCATCCTGCGCCACGAGGCGCATTTCGACCAGGTGGCCGATCCGGCCGCCGGGTCGTACTACATCGAGACCCTGACCGACCGGCTCGCCCAACGGGCCTGGGCTCAGTTTCAGGACCTCGAGGCGGAGGGGGGGATTGTACAGGCCCTCCGAACCGGCACCCTGCAGGCACAAATTGCCGAGACGCGGACGGAACGGCGACGGGCCCTCAACGACCGGGACCAGGTGCTCGTGGGCACCACGCACTATCCCGCCCTCGATGAACGGCGGCGGGACGACCTCGTGGCACGCGCCCCCTCGTCGGCGCACGGAGACTCCCCCGCCTCCCTCGACGCCTCGTCCACCGATGCGCTCCGAACGGCCCTCCGCGACGGCCACGCGCCCCAGGACGTGGCCTCGGCCCTCCAGTCGGACTCCTCCGGAATCGACCCGCTGCCCCAGGTCCGGCTTGCCGAGGAGCTCGAAGCCATCCGCCTCCGGACCGAGGCGTATGCCGAGTCCCACGACGGGCCGCCGCAGGTTCTGCTCGCCCCACTTGGCCCGCCCGCCGTCCGCAGCGCCCGTTCGAACTTCTGTCGCAACTTCCTCGGCGTGGCAGGGTTTGCAATTACGGAGCCCTTGACGTTCGAGTCCGTCGACGCGGTGGCCGACGCCGCGGTCGAGAAGGACGCCGACACCGTGGTCCTCTGCAGCTCGAACGACAGCTACACCGACCTGGCCCCTGCTCTCGCCGCGGCGCTTGCCGACCGCGACCGGGAGCCCCCCCTCGGGATCGCGGGTGCGCCCGACGACATCGACGTTGACGACGCCGCTGATTTCTTCGTCCACCAGGGCAGCCCCCTGGAAGAAACGCTCGAGATGCTCCAGGACCGCCTTGGCATCGATGTGATGAGTGGTCCGTGA
- the scpA gene encoding methylmalonyl-CoA mutase encodes MRPDFSDVQYDPPSEADATPTGDATWSTPEQIDVEPVYGPDALEDLDHLDFDAGLPPYLRGPYTTMYKFRPWTIRQYAGFSTAEESNKFYREALASGQKGLSVAFDLATHRGYDSDHDRVRGDVGKAGVAIDTVEDMKRLFEGIPLGDVSVSMTMNGAVLPVMAFYIAAAEEQGVAHEELAGTIQNDVLKEFMVRNTYIYPPQPSMRIVGEIFAYCAAEMPKFNAISVSGYHMHEAGAPADLELAYTLADGLEYLRTGLDAGLGIDDFAPRVSFFWAIGMNHFMEIAKMRAGRMLWAKLVKQFDPEAPKSMALRTHCQTSGYSLAEQDPFNNVARTTIEAMAAAFGGTQSLHTNALDEAIALPSEFAARIARNTQLYLQDETDITEAVDPWAGSYYVEHLTGALARRAWTLIQEVEEKGGMTRAIEQGLPKRKIEEAAARKQARIDTGAETIVGVNAHQTEADEPIERLEVDNEAVRRAQLERLDRIKDERDDAAVRHALNALTESAETGDGNLLARAVDAARKRATLGEISSALEDVFGRHAARTETISGVYASEADHNDHFHAARDRADRFARAAGRRPRIMVAKMGQDGHDRGAKVIATSFADVGFDVDVGPLFQTPDEVARQAVENDVHILGISSLAGGHKTLVPEVIDALQQYGRDDILVVVGGVIPHDDYETLYDQGVAAIFGPGTNIAEAATQILDVLLDRYDEEAPIGA; translated from the coding sequence ATGCGTCCCGACTTCTCCGACGTCCAGTACGACCCGCCCTCCGAGGCCGACGCCACGCCGACGGGGGACGCGACGTGGTCGACGCCCGAGCAGATTGACGTCGAACCGGTGTACGGGCCCGACGCGCTCGAGGACCTGGATCACCTTGACTTCGACGCGGGCCTTCCCCCCTACCTCCGCGGGCCGTACACGACCATGTACAAGTTTCGGCCGTGGACCATCCGGCAGTACGCGGGCTTTTCGACCGCGGAGGAGTCCAACAAATTCTACCGTGAGGCCCTCGCATCCGGCCAGAAGGGGCTCTCCGTGGCCTTCGACCTGGCCACGCATCGGGGCTACGACTCCGACCACGATCGGGTGCGGGGCGACGTGGGCAAGGCCGGCGTGGCCATCGACACGGTCGAGGACATGAAGCGCCTGTTCGAGGGCATCCCGCTCGGCGACGTGTCGGTCTCGATGACGATGAACGGGGCGGTGCTTCCCGTGATGGCCTTCTACATCGCCGCCGCGGAGGAGCAGGGCGTCGCCCACGAAGAGCTGGCGGGCACCATCCAGAACGACGTCTTGAAGGAGTTCATGGTGCGCAACACGTACATCTACCCGCCGCAGCCGTCGATGCGGATCGTAGGGGAGATTTTCGCCTACTGCGCCGCCGAGATGCCAAAGTTCAACGCCATCTCGGTAAGCGGCTACCACATGCACGAGGCGGGGGCCCCGGCGGACCTCGAACTGGCCTACACCCTGGCCGACGGCCTGGAGTACCTGCGTACCGGGCTCGACGCTGGGCTCGGCATCGACGACTTTGCACCGCGGGTCTCCTTCTTCTGGGCGATCGGCATGAACCACTTCATGGAGATCGCCAAGATGCGGGCCGGGCGGATGCTGTGGGCCAAGCTCGTAAAACAGTTCGACCCGGAGGCCCCGAAGTCGATGGCCCTGCGAACCCACTGCCAGACTTCCGGCTACAGCCTTGCCGAGCAGGATCCCTTCAACAACGTGGCGCGCACGACCATCGAGGCGATGGCCGCGGCGTTCGGCGGCACGCAGTCGCTCCACACGAACGCGCTGGACGAGGCCATCGCGCTGCCCAGCGAGTTCGCCGCCCGCATCGCCCGCAACACGCAGCTGTACCTGCAAGACGAGACCGACATCACGGAGGCGGTCGACCCGTGGGCCGGCTCCTACTACGTCGAGCACCTTACCGGCGCGCTGGCCCGGCGCGCGTGGACACTGATCCAGGAAGTGGAGGAAAAGGGCGGCATGACGCGCGCCATCGAGCAGGGCCTCCCCAAACGCAAGATCGAGGAGGCCGCCGCCCGCAAGCAGGCCCGCATCGATACCGGCGCCGAGACGATCGTAGGCGTCAACGCCCATCAGACGGAAGCCGACGAGCCCATCGAACGGCTGGAGGTGGACAACGAGGCGGTCCGGCGCGCACAGCTCGAGCGCCTCGATCGCATCAAGGACGAGCGGGACGACGCTGCGGTCCGACACGCGCTGAACGCCCTGACCGAAAGCGCCGAGACGGGCGACGGCAACCTGCTGGCTCGTGCCGTGGACGCGGCGCGCAAGCGGGCCACCCTGGGCGAAATCTCGTCGGCCCTCGAAGACGTGTTCGGGCGGCACGCGGCGCGGACGGAGACCATCTCGGGGGTGTACGCCTCGGAAGCCGACCACAACGACCACTTCCACGCGGCCCGCGACCGGGCCGACCGCTTCGCACGGGCCGCCGGCCGACGCCCCCGCATCATGGTGGCCAAGATGGGCCAGGACGGGCACGACCGCGGGGCGAAGGTCATCGCGACCTCGTTTGCCGACGTGGGCTTCGACGTGGACGTCGGCCCGCTCTTCCAAACCCCGGACGAGGTGGCCCGCCAGGCCGTCGAGAACGACGTCCACATCCTCGGGATCTCCAGCCTCGCCGGCGGCCACAAGACGCTCGTGCCGGAGGTCATCGACGCCCTGCAGCAGTACGGCCGGGACGATATTCTCGTGGTCGTGGGGGGCGTCATTCCGCACGACGACTACGAGACGCTCTACGACCAGGGCGTGGCCGCCATCTTCGGCCCCGGCACCAACATCGCGGAGGCCGCCACCCAGATCCTCGACGTGCTCCTCGACCGGTACGACGAGGAGGCACCGATCGGGGCGTAA
- the meaB gene encoding methylmalonyl Co-A mutase-associated GTPase MeaB: MAPLNPNLDHQSRPSRSDARSAADYVTGILDGNRVTLSQAITLLESTRPDHRDTARTVVEDCLPHSGDSIRVAVTGVPGVGKSTFIEALGQRLVAAGRRLAVLTVDPSSERSKGSILGDKTRMGTLASEEDAFIRPSPTAGTLGGVAPRTREAILLCEAAGYDTVFVETVGVGQSEISVRSMVDFFLLLALAGAGDELQGIKRGIVEVADAIAITKADGDNRAPAKAARAEYEKALRLLSAPDSGWTPPVLTCSSQTGAGVDEVWGAVERYCAYTQETGFFEEQRRRQAQHWMEQAIEQRLHEEFFSDPDVQAARGNVEEALQDGRLSSLAAAERLLSIYRDSAS, from the coding sequence GTGGCCCCCCTCAATCCCAACCTCGACCACCAGTCCCGGCCGTCCCGCTCAGACGCACGGTCGGCCGCCGACTACGTGACCGGCATCCTCGACGGAAACCGGGTCACCTTGAGCCAGGCCATTACCCTGCTGGAGAGCACCCGCCCGGACCACCGCGACACCGCCCGGACGGTCGTGGAGGACTGCCTGCCCCACAGCGGCGACTCGATTCGGGTGGCCGTCACCGGCGTCCCCGGCGTCGGCAAGAGCACGTTCATCGAAGCCCTCGGGCAGCGGCTCGTGGCGGCGGGCCGCCGGCTCGCCGTCCTGACGGTCGACCCCAGCAGCGAGCGGTCGAAGGGCAGCATTCTCGGGGACAAGACCCGGATGGGAACCCTGGCCTCCGAGGAGGACGCGTTTATTCGCCCGTCCCCCACCGCGGGCACCCTCGGGGGGGTGGCCCCCCGAACCCGCGAGGCCATTCTGTTGTGCGAGGCGGCCGGGTACGACACCGTGTTCGTCGAGACGGTGGGGGTCGGCCAGTCGGAGATCAGCGTGCGCTCGATGGTCGACTTTTTCCTGCTCCTCGCCCTGGCCGGCGCCGGCGACGAGCTGCAAGGCATCAAGCGAGGCATCGTGGAGGTCGCCGACGCCATCGCCATCACGAAGGCGGACGGGGACAACCGGGCCCCCGCCAAGGCGGCGCGCGCCGAGTACGAAAAGGCCCTGCGCCTCCTGTCGGCCCCCGACTCCGGGTGGACGCCCCCCGTGCTCACGTGTTCGTCGCAGACCGGCGCGGGCGTCGACGAGGTGTGGGGCGCCGTGGAGCGCTACTGCGCCTACACGCAGGAGACCGGCTTCTTTGAGGAGCAGCGCCGCCGACAGGCGCAGCACTGGATGGAGCAGGCCATTGAGCAGCGACTGCACGAGGAGTTCTTTTCCGATCCCGACGTTCAGGCGGCACGGGGGAACGTGGAGGAGGCACTCCAGGACGGACGCCTCAGCTCGTTGGCCGCCGCCGAACGGCTCCTGTCCATCTACCGCGATTCAGCGAGCTAG
- a CDS encoding IS5 family transposase (programmed frameshift): protein MPRRRYELTDEQYERIEHLLPEVEGRGCPYNDHRQVINGIFWILRSGAPWRDMPKRYGNWKTVYDRFRRWAEDGTLESIVRHLQGELDAEGRIDWSQFNVDSTIVQAARAAAGGPNDDKKGPEAGDEGVGPALGYSRGGFSTKIHLLTDRRGLPLGAVLSAGQRHESAFFTDLMNEVSVPRQRGRPRKRPEAVAGDRGYDAAWIRRWLAERGIESAIPARKGVREGPGRPPTCDDQRYRDRNTVERCVGHLKERRRLVVRYEKKASHYKAMVLWAFVEEYLKR from the exons ATGCCGAGACGCCGCTATGAACTCACTGACGAGCAGTATGAACGCATCGAACACCTCCTGCCGGAAGTTGAGGGACGTGGTTGTCCGTACAACGATCACCGGCAGGTCATCAACGGAATCTTCTGGATCCTCCGATCGGGAGCACCTTGGCGGGATATGCCCAAGCGGTATGGAAACTGGAAAACGGTGTACGACCGATTCCGACGCTGGGCCGAAGATGGTACTCTTGAGTCGATCGTACGGCATCTTCAAGGGGAACTCGACGCAGAGGGCCGTATCGATTGGAGCCAGTTCAATGTGGATAGCACCATCGTACAGGCCGCCCGAGCCGCCGCTGGCGGACCAAACGATGATAAAAAGGGGCCCGAAGCAGGC GACGAAGGCGTAGGCCCGGCGCTCGGCTACAGCCGAGGTGGGTTCTCTACAAAGATACACTTGCTTACAGACCGACGAGGCCTCCCTCTGGGAGCCGTCCTGTCGGCCGGGCAGCGCCACGAGTCGGCCTTCTTCACCGACCTAATGAACGAAGTATCGGTCCCCCGCCAAAGAGGACGGCCCCGCAAACGCCCCGAGGCAGTCGCTGGAGACCGTGGCTACGACGCTGCCTGGATCCGCCGCTGGCTCGCCGAACGAGGCATCGAGTCGGCCATCCCGGCTCGCAAGGGTGTTCGAGAAGGCCCTGGGCGCCCACCAACCTGCGATGACCAGAGGTACCGCGACCGAAATACGGTTGAGCGCTGCGTTGGTCACCTGAAGGAGCGGCGGCGCCTCGTCGTCCGATATGAGAAGAAAGCAAGCCACTACAAAGCCATGGTGCTCTGGGCGTTCGTCGAGGAATACCTGAAGCGATAA
- a CDS encoding glutamine--tRNA ligase/YqeY domain fusion protein: MSTSDPSAERPRDNFIYDIIDEDLEHGTHDGRVVTRFPPEPNGYLHIGHAKSIVLNFGIKHDYADRADTRCHLRFDDTNPDTESTEYVESIKEAVQWLGYDWEEHEYHASDYFEQFYQYAVTLIEQGDAYVDSLSEEEIREYRGTVDEPGTPSPYRDRSVEENLELFRKMKAGEFDDGEHVLRAKIDMSSPHMIMRDPLLFRIKHAPHYRRGDEWCIYPMYDYAHPLEDAIEDVTHSLCTLEFDNNRRVYDWVMEHCLDEDELPSRPRQYEFNRLNLGYTVMSKTKLRHLIEDDLVGGWDDPRLPTISGLRRRGVPPSAIRSFCRTVGVTRSQSRVQIGHFEHALRDDLNAKAPRVMAVLDPLKVVATNVDADTVDWIDANHWPRDIEKDATRPVPFTREFYIERDDFREDPPEDFIRLAPGREVRLRHAYFFTCEEVVRDEDGVVTELRGTIDPETRDSTAPDGRSPAGTLHWVSAARGLPFEARLYDRLFEVPAPDAREAHFTEFLNADSLNVRTGVLEPAVRDLAADQRVQFERQGYFWPDPEDSTPDALVYNQIVPLRDTWGEDEDRLTQAELERRRREKEARKQKQRERSLKGKTDPAEYLDDDQRDRFEQYNEALGLSRNDAAIIAGDDALANFFDVAREHYDAPSALANWTVNELLGALKDDRTVEDLPFAPDAFATLVRLVDTDEITTRGADAVFNALLEGGGDPEAIVDAHDLRQVDDTDALRPTVQSVLDAHPDEVARYRDGKKGLIGFFMGQVMDATDGAASPELARELLQEELDPSA, from the coding sequence GTGAGCACGTCGGACCCTTCGGCCGAGCGCCCGCGCGACAACTTTATTTATGACATCATCGACGAGGACCTGGAGCACGGAACGCACGACGGCCGGGTCGTCACCCGGTTCCCGCCCGAGCCAAACGGCTACCTCCACATCGGGCACGCGAAGTCCATCGTCCTCAACTTTGGCATCAAGCACGACTACGCCGACCGGGCCGACACCCGCTGTCACCTCCGTTTCGACGACACAAACCCGGACACCGAGAGCACCGAGTACGTCGAGTCGATCAAGGAGGCGGTGCAGTGGTTGGGGTACGACTGGGAGGAGCACGAGTACCACGCCTCCGACTACTTCGAGCAGTTCTACCAGTACGCGGTGACGCTCATCGAACAGGGCGACGCGTACGTCGACAGCCTCAGCGAGGAGGAGATTCGGGAGTACCGCGGGACGGTGGACGAGCCCGGCACCCCGTCGCCGTACCGCGACCGGTCCGTCGAGGAAAACCTGGAGCTGTTCCGCAAGATGAAGGCGGGCGAGTTCGACGACGGGGAGCACGTGCTGCGGGCGAAGATCGACATGAGCTCCCCGCACATGATCATGCGGGACCCCCTTCTCTTCCGCATCAAGCACGCCCCCCACTACCGACGGGGGGACGAGTGGTGCATCTACCCGATGTACGACTACGCCCACCCCCTGGAGGACGCCATCGAGGACGTCACCCACTCGCTCTGTACGCTGGAGTTCGACAACAACCGCCGCGTGTACGACTGGGTGATGGAGCACTGCCTGGACGAGGACGAACTCCCATCCCGCCCCCGGCAGTACGAGTTCAACCGGCTCAACCTCGGCTACACGGTGATGAGCAAGACGAAGCTCCGTCACCTGATCGAGGACGACCTCGTAGGGGGGTGGGACGACCCGCGCCTCCCCACGATCTCGGGCCTCCGCCGCCGGGGCGTGCCCCCGAGCGCCATCCGCTCGTTTTGCCGAACGGTGGGCGTCACCCGCTCGCAGAGCCGGGTCCAAATCGGCCACTTCGAGCACGCGCTCCGCGACGACCTGAACGCGAAGGCCCCCCGGGTCATGGCCGTACTCGACCCGCTGAAGGTGGTGGCCACGAACGTAGACGCGGACACGGTGGACTGGATCGACGCGAACCACTGGCCGCGCGACATCGAGAAGGACGCGACGCGGCCGGTGCCCTTCACCCGCGAGTTCTACATTGAGCGGGACGACTTCCGGGAGGACCCGCCCGAGGACTTCATCCGGCTCGCCCCGGGGCGGGAGGTGCGCCTGCGCCACGCCTACTTCTTTACCTGTGAAGAGGTCGTGCGGGACGAGGACGGCGTCGTGACGGAGCTTCGCGGCACCATCGACCCTGAGACGCGCGACAGCACCGCCCCGGACGGGCGCTCCCCGGCGGGCACGCTGCATTGGGTCTCCGCCGCCCGCGGCCTTCCGTTCGAGGCGCGGCTCTACGACCGCCTCTTCGAGGTGCCCGCCCCCGACGCCCGGGAGGCGCACTTCACCGAGTTCCTGAACGCCGATTCGCTGAACGTGCGCACAGGCGTGCTGGAGCCGGCCGTGCGCGACCTGGCGGCTGACCAGCGGGTGCAGTTCGAACGGCAGGGCTACTTCTGGCCCGACCCCGAGGACTCGACGCCGGACGCGCTCGTGTACAACCAAATCGTGCCGCTCCGCGACACGTGGGGCGAGGACGAAGACCGACTTACACAGGCGGAACTGGAGCGCCGGCGGCGCGAGAAGGAGGCCCGGAAGCAAAAGCAGCGCGAGCGCTCGCTCAAAGGAAAGACCGATCCCGCCGAGTACCTCGACGACGATCAGCGGGACCGGTTTGAGCAGTATAACGAGGCCCTCGGGCTCTCCCGCAACGACGCCGCCATCATTGCCGGGGACGACGCCCTCGCCAACTTCTTCGATGTGGCGCGGGAGCACTACGATGCCCCGTCGGCACTTGCCAACTGGACCGTCAACGAACTCCTCGGGGCGTTGAAGGACGACCGGACGGTCGAGGACCTCCCGTTCGCGCCCGACGCCTTCGCGACCCTGGTGCGACTCGTCGACACGGACGAGATCACCACCCGCGGGGCCGACGCGGTGTTCAACGCGCTTCTCGAAGGCGGTGGCGACCCCGAAGCCATCGTCGACGCGCACGACCTCCGCCAGGTCGACGACACCGACGCCCTCCGCCCCACCGTTCAGTCCGTTCTCGACGCCCACCCCGACGAGGTGGCCCGCTACCGCGACGGCAAGAAAGGACTGATCGGCTTCTTCATGGGGCAGGTGATGGACGCCACCGACGGCGCCGCCAGTCCCGAGCTTGCCCGCGAGCTTCTGCAGGAGGAACTTGACCCCTCCGCTTGA